CTCTCTGACAAACTGGCACAGATCACAAAAAATCACAGTGCCGTCAAAATCGTCCTTCGCGCCGGCCGAATGGCTGAGCATCAGCACGTTAATAAATTGCTTACGATTTGCGCAGAGAATGGGGTCAACGATATCATCTTTGCCACTTATCAGAGCGACCTGTAACCTAAGAACCTATGAAAGCTAGCGACATCTTCGAAAGTGCAGGAAAACCTGATCTGACTCCTATGATTGACGTCGTCTTCTTGATGCTCGTCTTCTTCATGGTCACGACCGAGTTGATTAAACAAGAAGCCGACCTGGGTATTCAACTGCCCTCTCAAGCGCCGCCGACTGCGGCGCCAGAATTACCATCCAAGCACACGGTCGATATACTTCCCGATGGCACGGTGCTACTCAATGGCGGCAATATCGGCGGTGACCCTTACGGCAAGCTCACCGGATTAACCAGTATGCTCGCAGGCCTAAAAGCCTCTGCGGATCGCCTACAGAAGGACACGATCGTAACGATTCAAGCAGATGCGTATTCGCCGCACTATCGTTCGATCGATGTGTTGAATGCCTGCGCCGAAGCAAAACTTAAATACGTTTCGTTCAGTCAGATGTAGTGCCATTCCGTAGTTTCGCCCAATCCTACTCTAATAAGAAACGATGTCGCTTCCCCACAACGAACAACAACTAGGAAAGCAACTGCGCAGTCGAAAAAAACGCGGGACAGTTTTTCTCGTCATAGTCGCCACGATCGTCGTGCACGTGCTCGGACTCGGCGGCCTCGCTGCGATTAAAATCATTGAGGTGTTCAACCCCGAACCTGAATTTGAAGCACCTCCGATCGTGGAGATAGAAATTCCCCCACCGCCACCTCCTCCCCCACCCACAACCAAGCGGACACAGCGAAGTCTTCCGCGACCTCAACCATTAGCCGCACAAAACCCTCAAGATATGTCGGTTCCAGCAATCGTCATGCAAGAATCTGATGTCTCATTTGGCCGTGGCATGGGAGACGGACTAGGCGAACTTGGCGGAGGTATGGTCGATCGCGTTAATTTGAGTAGTTTCGGCTTTGACCGTGCTTTGGAGGGCACGCTGAAGGGCACACTGTTCGACTTTAAACGAGATAAGTATGCCAAGCCGGTGAAGAATCTGCCCGCGATGAAGAAGAGCACAAACATGCCACTGATCCCCTTCTTTCAGCCTACAGTTCGTAAGTTTTCAGATCGATTTGATTTACAGCAACTAGATCGGAATTTCTATAAGGCGGAACAGAACCTCTACGGATCTTACTTCATTATCCCCTTTGGCTCTGCGGCAATTGCACCCAAGTCATTCGGCGTTGAAGACGAAATCAAACCCACAATGATTGGCGTCCATTACACGGGCAGTTATAAGCCACAAAAAACAGGAACGTTCCGGCTGGTCGGCCGTGCAGACGATGTGTTGATCGTCCGTATCAATGGAAAAGTTGTGCTCGATGGGTCTGTCGTTGTTGCAGGCAATCCAAACTACAGCGCGTGGAGGCAAAGTGCCTCACAATTCAAAAAAGATACAGAGGCCGCGATGACTTATTTCGGATTTAAAAAGGCTTTCTACGCGTTAACTGGCGATTGGTTCAACTTGAGAGAAGGTGTCAATACCGATGTCGAGATCTTCATTTCCGAGGTGCCCGGCGGGGACTTTGGCGCTTACATACTGATCGAAGAACAAGGTGTTCCGGGATTAAAGATTTTCTCCACGCGCCCATTAAGCGATCAGGATAAAGCCTTCCTAGAAAGACTACATCCAGACGTTAAAGAATTCCTGGGCCGAGAAGACTAATCCATTTCATTCATTTTATAACTGATACCAAAGAATGCCACACGAGACAGAACATCCGCTGCCGCACAACGAACACGCACTAGGTAAACCGCTGAATACTCGGAAGAAACGTGGCACCGTCTTCATGGTCATTGCCATCACCGTGATTGTGCACGTGTTAGGGCTCGGTGGCCTTGCTGCGATTAAAATTATCGAAGTGCTTAGCCCAGAACCTGAATTTGAAGCCCCACCTGTAGTGGAGATGGCCAAGCCGCCACCGCCTCCACCGCCACCGCCGACAACGAAGCGCTCACAAAAGAGTCTGCCTCGCCCTCAACCTTTAGCTGCTCAGAACCCTCAAAACATGTCGGTGCCTGCAATCGTCATGGAAGAGTCCGATGTCGCCTTTGGTCGTGGCTTTGGAGGTGGGCTCGGTGAGCTTGGCGGGGGCATTATGGACCGTGTCGATGTTAGTTTCTTTGGTGTCGAAGGCGGAAACAACATCGTTATTTTACTGGATCGGACTGGTTCTGGTTCGAATGTTTTTTCTAGAACACGAGCCGAACTATTAAAGACGATTGATTCGATGAAGGATAGCATGTTCGCCCGATTGGCAGTTATTTATTTCGGCGGTAAAGATGCCGGGATGCGCGGGATTCCGGCGAAAGGACAGAAGCAAAAAGACCCCACGAAATTTGACTTTTGGTGGCCCAAAGGTATCAAACGCGACACCTGGTTGAGCCCCGGTGGGAGTGGCGTTGCTACCTTGGTTAAAGAGCTGCAGCGGATTAATCCAAAGGCCAAAGGTGCAATCATTGAGTCCCAGAGACAGCTCGGCAAAAAAGGGGGTGCCTTTATTTTAGGGACTCAATACTGGGGTGCGCTTAATTCCGCCTACAAGCTCGAGCCTGCTCCGGATACTATTTATTTCATGGTCGAGCCCAATGTCGCATTTCCTAGCACGGATATCGTCAAACAATCGTATGCACTCTTTAAGAAATTTGGCGTTTCGAGGCCTGAAAATACCAAAGTGATCTTCATCATAGGAAATGACCGTAATGATGTGAAAAGTATGCAACCACTCAATATGATGGTGAATCTGATTAATGGAGGTGACTTAAGCCCGAATGAACTGCGTAAGCTGATCGTATTCACTAAATGATCCTTGGTCGGATATATCTGCGTGATAGACGCACGCCCGTGCGATCGGTATTCTAGAGGCGTTATCAACTGGGGGTGGTTCGTTCATCCTAGATTCAGGAGTTAGAAGTTAGGAAGTCAGACGGAGGTCTGCGGCACGACTGAGCTCCGTCGTGTAAATTCGTGTGCATTCGTGGTTTCTAAAACTAAGCCTACTGCCGAATTTAGGATTAACGGTTCAAGAACCAGAGCCCATACCAACTGCCGAATTATAGAACTATGATATAAACAACTGATAGTCTGAAGCTTGCGGACATCTGCTCTTTGAATATTTAAACAAAAAAAGGAGCACGACGCCAGTAACATATACCAGCGTAGTGCTCCTTCCCTCAGAGGTTTCCCCAAACCTCATCCCCTTGAAAAAATCTATAAGTGTCAGATCACCTGATGGAAGTAATATAGCAGGCCCCCAAAGAAACGTCTATCACTGGAATAAGGTATATCAGTGCAATTTTCATATTTATTAGCGTGACTCGTTGAGGGTTGGTAAATCTGAAGAATGCATATTACCACAAACCCCACTACTTGTGACCTATCCGTATGGATAGGTCACAAGTTCTTTTCTAAAAAAATCCGTCCAAGGTGCAGAACGCGGTTCTTTGCGTATCACAGGCCGTGCTGCCCCAGTGCTCCACCTCGCGCCAAACGCGCCCTCTTCCACTGAAGCCATTGGCATCTGCAGATAGGTGAGATCAAGCGCGTCCTTGAACATTAAAAGAGATTTTTTAATATAAAATATTCTGGCGGGACGAGCTCTGCCGTAGATGGCGTAGCAAGTTAGTCTTTGATTATGAAGTCTTTGTAGATTATCGGCTATAGCCGCCCGCCGAGCGCAGCGACACTTATTATGCCTTTGGGTGCAACCGAAGGGCGGAAGCCATTTGGCGAGCGTCTAATACTATCCTTTGACATTTTCTGGTAGTATGTAGCCATCGAAGAGAAGACCACTGTGAATACTTTTCAGCTGTATTTGTTAACCGCCCGCTACGCTAGAGATCGCAGAGCACGCTGAGAGCTGACGCAGAGCATTTCACGCAGCCCGCCCCTTCTCCTCGGCGCACTCAGCGATCTCTGCGGTTAAACCTTTTTACCAGTTTTAGTCGCATGTTGGTATAAGGCGCCATAAAACACTGAGGCTCAGCTTCTAACTCCTTCCTCCTGACTTGCTTTGCCTGGCAAAAGCCTTGGTGCCTCTCAATCGCCTTCGCAGCCACACACTAAAGGCTACTACAGCAACAGATCGAGAGGCACACCACCTTCGCCTAAGGCGTCGGCGGGCTTTCCTTCACCTGAAAATTAAACTACCACTCGCCGAGTGCTCAGTTGTAGAATCAACCGCGAGTTTAGCGTGTGAGCACTACGCCGACGCGTGCTCACACGAAGCTAAGCGAAATCGAACTATAGCGGTTCCGGCGCCCAATCTGGAATGCCTTTTTCCTTCAACTGCTTGTAGTAGCGAATGTTCAATGGAAACTCTTCTTCACGCAGTCGAGGTAGCCCCTCGTTCACCATCAGCGGCAAGACCGACTCCCACCATTGGTCATACGACTTACTGAGTTGCGCAACGACTTCTGGATAGGACTGCGCCACATCTTTTTTCTGATAAGGATCTGCCGAGATATCGTAGAGTTCCTTATTATTCACTAAACGCCAACGTTCGCTACGCACGGCACAATCTTTATATTGAGCACGATCACGCTTTCCAGGGTTCCACCGTCCACAGTGGAAGAACAGCTCACGATCAGGCCACACAGCCTTCGGGTCTTTGAGAAGCGGCACTAAAGAACGCCCATCCAACTCTTGCATTTGTGCCGGCAACTGAACACCCGCCAACTCACAGAAAGTCTGATAGAGATCGAGATGTGCGGTCAGCACATCGATATCCACGTCGCCCTCCAGCATGCCCTGCCACTGCCAAAATGCTGGAACATGCGAGCCACCCTCATCTGGTGAATTCTTACCACCTTTTAGGTGTGCATTGAAATGTTTAAGCTTCTTGCCATTGAGCTTACCGCTTAAGTGCGTCGCACCGTTGTCGGTCATGAAAATGACGAGTGTATTCTCCAACGCATCCCACTTGTCGAGCGTTGCGAGCATCTGACCGAAATTATCATCAATATTTTCGATCATACCATAACGACCAGCTGTGCCTTTGTCATAGCCGAGCTCTCTAAAGCGCTTGGTATATTGCTCTGGAGCGACGAGTGGTGCGTGCGGTGCATTCAGAGCGATATATGCAAAATACGGTTTGCGTGCGGCGATCTGCTGCTTAATCCAAGCCAAGCCAGACTCGAAAAACAGGTCGGTGCAAAAGCCTTTGGTCTGCACGATGGTTTCATTATGCAGTAGGACATTGTCAAAATAGAGGTTCTCTCCATTCGGCGGAAAATCGCCAAGTCGCACCTGCCCAATACCACCTGCTCCGTGTATCAATGCCTCATCGAATCCACGATTCCCGGGGAGATACTCCTCTTCATCGCCAAGATGCCACTTTCCAAAAATACCTGTGGCATAACCAGCACTTTGCAGTGCTTGCGGGAGCGTGAAAGCATCTAGAGCCATACGCTCTCGCTGATAGATGGTGTGTGTCACGCCGTTCTTAAACGGCGCGCGTCCACTCATCAACGCCGCACGTGTCGGAGCACAGGTCGGACTGACCTGAAAATCAGTGAACCGCACCCCCTTATCATGAAAGCGATCAATATTCGGAGTCTGAACGACTTGGTTGCCCATGCAGGACAGATCCCCCATCCCTTGGTCATCAGTCATGACCAAGATGATATTCGGGCGACTACCTGCCAGCTGTCCGGCGATAACCGCAGCACTGGAAAACACGCACAGAACTGCTCCTAGGCATAGTAACTTACTTTTCATTTATTCGCCGTCCCAGTCATCCAGTTTAAGCAAATATCCGGCCGACGGTTTGTCATCATGGCAAGAAAGGAAAAGATACTCAGGCTTTCCATCCTTCCAAAGAATACTCGGACGCTCGCTACGTGCCAATGGGTCTCCGAAATAAGCCTCGTTTGTCAGGTAACCGACCATGGGCTCTCCCCAGTTGATGCCGTCTTCTGACTTATAAATCAAGCCAGGGCGATAGCCACCCTTCTTCAACTCATCCGCAGGAATCGGGTTCCCTTCGAGCATGTTCTTAATACCCTGACGATCCTCAACGATCATGTAATACATGCCATTATAATAGAATGCGTAAGGATCTTCCATATCAACCCCATCTTCGATGTAAGTGATCACGGGATTCCCTTCGTAATTTACATATGGTCCCTCAAGCTTATCACTCACAGCAAAGGACATTTCGCGAAAGCCTGTCTTTATCGGATACCGATCTGTCATTGATTTATAATAGATGCGGTAGCTACCATCGGGAGCGACCACAAAGCTCGGGTTTGAGGCGTGGACGATATTATAGTCCCCCATCTTTCCCGAAGCAGGGATCACTGGGTTGAGTGGGCTCTCTGTCCATGGGCCGTAAAGCGATTTGGAAGTGGCGATGCCGACCTCTTGCTTAGACCCGCCCTCAGTATGCTTATTCAATAGAAACACCAACACGTAGGTGTCTCCTACTTTCGAGATTTGCGGGTTATGGTAACTCGCGTCTTCACTCACGAAGACATCTCCCAGCAAAGTGTGTGGTCCTTCAGCTTGATCAGCGACCCAATGCACAATCTTACTGTGCCGAATCCAGCTGCCATCATTTGGGATCACTGAATTAAAAATATGCAGCTTTCCATCCTCATCGTAGATCGGAGCCATGCCCCAAGTCCAAGATTCTTCGTCTGACTCTAAGATATAACCGACAGGCGTCTGAGCCTTGCAAAACTTAGACGTCTCGATGCCAATCGCTTGACTACACCATGCGAAGCTAAGCAGCACACCGAGCTGTAGCACTTTAAATTTGTTCTTCATTATATTATTCATCAAAATAGGTCTCTTATTTAGTGTTGCCCTTGGTATTCTTGAACTCCTTCTGCTCCCAAGGTATAGTGCGATCAAAGAGCGGAACATATTGAGTGTAAGCGTCTTCCGCCTGCTCCTTCCACAACTCCAGCTCCTCGTCGTATTTTTTCCGCATTTTCTGGAGGAGCGGTTCTGCCTCTGGGTTTTTTGCTAAATTCGTTAACTCAAGGGGATCTTTTTTCAATTGAAAGAGTTCCTCAGTCGGTTCCATCGTCGCATCGCCATACCACCAGTAGGTGTATTTCACCTCTTCAGTTAAGACGGTCAGATTCTTAGTCGGCACATCTCCATAGAGATTCATAAAAGCCAGTTGTTGATGGTGCGAGGCTGTCGGCTCTTCCAACACGGACAAGAGGCTTTCGCCATCCATATTTTCTGGCACTGGCACTCCAGCTAAATCTAAAATCGTTGGCGCAAAATCAATATTTCCTGTCAAAGCAGTCGTCCGAAGACCTTTGCCTGCATTGCCGCTACGTGGATCATACACCATCAGAGGCGCACGCGCCGATTCTTCCAAGGGTAAGACTTTAGAGCCATAGCCATGCGCACCGCAAAGGAAGCCGTTGTCGCTGGTGTAGATGATTACGGTATTATCAGCCATCCCTTGTGCCTCCAACTCATCACGGATCATCCCCAGGGCCACATCGATGGCATAGATCTGCTGATAGTAGGTCGCCATGACCGCGTCATAATCGGTATCGTAGCCCCACTGTTCGAAGCGAACATACTGACGACCAGTCTTACTTTGCGGCGAAAGGTGCTCACTATGCTCACGTCCGTAGTTAGCTGGCTTGGTAAAAGTCTTTCCTGCGTAAATGTGATCAAACTGTGGGTCGGGCGTCGCCGGGCGGTGCGGAGCTTTGAAACTGATAGACAAGCAAAAGGGCTTTTTCAGTTCCGCAGCCTCGCGGATCACATCACAACCAAAGGCTCCATACGACAAAGTCGAATGTGGATACTCCTGCGCATATTTCGCCATCGAGGCATTTTT
The window above is part of the Lentimonas sp. CC4 genome. Proteins encoded here:
- a CDS encoding sulfatase — protein: MIIRICMFLMLALVASAEVKPNIIFLLADDQNFGSIGIYGNPEVQTPNMDKLGHDGLIFDKHYNTTAICMASRATAFTGMYEYKTGTNFQHSHMRPEIWAKSYPVLLREAGYLTAFAGKFGLDVYGLGPKGKQGMPEGDFDIWGGAPGQSEYATKKNASMAKYAQEYPHSTLSYGAFGCDVIREAAELKKPFCLSISFKAPHRPATPDPQFDHIYAGKTFTKPANYGREHSEHLSPQSKTGRQYVRFEQWGYDTDYDAVMATYYQQIYAIDVALGMIRDELEAQGMADNTVIIYTSDNGFLCGAHGYGSKVLPLEESARAPLMVYDPRSGNAGKGLRTTALTGNIDFAPTILDLAGVPVPENMDGESLLSVLEEPTASHHQQLAFMNLYGDVPTKNLTVLTEEVKYTYWWYGDATMEPTEELFQLKKDPLELTNLAKNPEAEPLLQKMRKKYDEELELWKEQAEDAYTQYVPLFDRTIPWEQKEFKNTKGNTK
- a CDS encoding glycoside hydrolase family protein, yielding MKNKFKVLQLGVLLSFAWCSQAIGIETSKFCKAQTPVGYILESDEESWTWGMAPIYDEDGKLHIFNSVIPNDGSWIRHSKIVHWVADQAEGPHTLLGDVFVSEDASYHNPQISKVGDTYVLVFLLNKHTEGGSKQEVGIATSKSLYGPWTESPLNPVIPASGKMGDYNIVHASNPSFVVAPDGSYRIYYKSMTDRYPIKTGFREMSFAVSDKLEGPYVNYEGNPVITYIEDGVDMEDPYAFYYNGMYYMIVEDRQGIKNMLEGNPIPADELKKGGYRPGLIYKSEDGINWGEPMVGYLTNEAYFGDPLARSERPSILWKDGKPEYLFLSCHDDKPSAGYLLKLDDWDGE
- a CDS encoding arylsulfatase encodes the protein MKSKLLCLGAVLCVFSSAAVIAGQLAGSRPNIILVMTDDQGMGDLSCMGNQVVQTPNIDRFHDKGVRFTDFQVSPTCAPTRAALMSGRAPFKNGVTHTIYQRERMALDAFTLPQALQSAGYATGIFGKWHLGDEEEYLPGNRGFDEALIHGAGGIGQVRLGDFPPNGENLYFDNVLLHNETIVQTKGFCTDLFFESGLAWIKQQIAARKPYFAYIALNAPHAPLVAPEQYTKRFRELGYDKGTAGRYGMIENIDDNFGQMLATLDKWDALENTLVIFMTDNGATHLSGKLNGKKLKHFNAHLKGGKNSPDEGGSHVPAFWQWQGMLEGDVDIDVLTAHLDLYQTFCELAGVQLPAQMQELDGRSLVPLLKDPKAVWPDRELFFHCGRWNPGKRDRAQYKDCAVRSERWRLVNNKELYDISADPYQKKDVAQSYPEVVAQLSKSYDQWWESVLPLMVNEGLPRLREEEFPLNIRYYKQLKEKGIPDWAPEPL
- a CDS encoding biopolymer transporter ExbD; this translates as MKASDIFESAGKPDLTPMIDVVFLMLVFFMVTTELIKQEADLGIQLPSQAPPTAAPELPSKHTVDILPDGTVLLNGGNIGGDPYGKLTGLTSMLAGLKASADRLQKDTIVTIQADAYSPHYRSIDVLNACAEAKLKYVSFSQM